One window of the Dreissena polymorpha isolate Duluth1 chromosome 5, UMN_Dpol_1.0, whole genome shotgun sequence genome contains the following:
- the LOC127880777 gene encoding uncharacterized protein LOC127880777 isoform X1, whose translation MASIVDRLRAHIHQSGPAKTGPGKALLVYDGRAWPVVKCGAVYVTDEDKAKKVTKNVISLGQGSEETKRKSSSKYTLAIGSSFGHIHTFLKDSDNVLKCFDQTKAEDKCLLLIRKPKSSSKQSSFSWKMLKAASWSNLSSADTHSRGNDTLTKKSNPIFKRLTVDLTLPPEKSPSEAANQNSRVPQPLTNQNSLSNLSTIGEDVDCNQTIQQENGCTKQPPQNVYTSYPFEDNFLPGPLKPNSRQKSLSSFDIRPEIDGEINNNNNNKMGGNVSHSHKGHHSKGKGAVIHENHNEGETFGFQTSSEGHRPRGQGHKTLGPSPPFPFRLVDVDAGSDLDSENNNHRGSRPVRLGVNPPQLDKRNHQDKHAGHGDNFQTSYNKSLLNPVGNLPQTNGESGQRVLKGQGIFGQSEGTWSNSAARNAKQTYTVGNVVKNPGQMSSANSEKVNKDKFGLDTYQTGFKQELNQPIMSAVKPVTSSPKAVRKNSDVRNTVASNSSIGHVSNANKMQFEGQILNERNDLDIKGKVPESSQYSNHNRTVNRQQSDPRKPSVGSDVTYATIQKPSTNGFPGNQSNSNKGQRHRSMEGIIGKNPPSDKPEKHVNDSVDGSVQSPETKQPVVKTKSLGDLTEGCTFSLVGQKKPMADQYSPPTKTESVVPDFTGSQMMKHMRKYREIQKTNPGLIPVKGKALDDMDALKQDQCINVNKHTPDFINKAGKKSAHYSSLQHLAMSVVDSQVPQGPAPMKPKRCLPQTPGDVHEKKRHMTDIVKSRVSISSESSGTSPNSSNSASVRGNSVEMRSGGVSATPSDREVSELFVGNRSDIMWASPQHPQPVCNNAGSSHVSQHRHYGNDVSNNLRKSGSFGSHDQSMVIPPGGRLSESGQTTLTSQSTIDSGYITTDPDHETLSTSSYAKSLQQSAHSLFKRHSQKGDNCKQQQPTNIYKGDNFASFKLAQPSKKYLKDSHAHTRSWLENHPGTFENEPYTVVETEENFQYPENYRDDNMETELHYRGQQLPSRTECDTNNNKHVKKSESRVTELDLTSSEPKIRSSNQRLHHQLSEPSVIKCEQYSSVGDNLKSKGKSISMAQGLNLIGKTCDPKLSNNYLSKSQPKFTGSLKDLLGGDRHIVPIETVKHESAPVANTLPGSWKYQGLSKSESSLPQLRKPSLFQLLQNYNLCAVRVLLPDNFNITDNIRLIECEVVLPFPYISGKDNSALLSPKGSYAKLGSPNSAFKPVSSGHGSPVKSVSMVTIMEISTELSALIESQSHLQKGDLIIEVNERLMVGETMATLTSLLQESERELLLTIARDHARVANNERESNAPTEEDFRQMEQRINQLTNQLQKKDSMIRQLNELCQSKRARKGGNSDTKEHGGYLCSLSDDEFIV comes from the exons AGTTCGTTTTCTTGGAAG ATGCTCAAGGCTGCCTCCTGGTCCAACCTCAGCAGTGCTGACACCCATAGCAGGGGCAACGACACACTAACCAAGAAATCCAACCCAATT TTCAAAAGACTTACAGTCGACCTCACTTTACCTCCTGAGAAATCACCATCAGAAGCAGCCAATCAGAATTCGAGAGTCCCCCAGCCTTTGACAAATCAGAATTCACTGTCCAATTTATCGACCATTGGTGAGGATGTGGATTGTAACCAAACAATTCAGCAGGAAAATGGCTGCACAAAACAGCCTCCACAGAATGTATACACCTCTTACCCTTTTGAGGACAATTTTCTGCCTGGCCCTTTGAAACCAAATTCTCGTCAGAAATCTTTGAGCAGTTTTGATATACGACCTGAAATTGATggtgaaattaacaataacaacaacaacaaaatgggtGGGAATGTCAGTCACAGTCACAAGGGACATCACTCCAAAGGGAAAGGTGCAGTAATTCATGAAAACCATAATGAAGGTGAAACATTTGGATTTCAGACCAGCAGTGAAGGTCACAGACCCAGGGGTCAAGGTCATAAAACCCTAGGTCCCTCGCCTCCATTTCCTTTCCGGTTAGTGGATGTGGATGCTGGAAGTGACCTTGATTCGGAAAACAATAATCACAGGGGATCAAGACCCGTTAGACTTGGGGTTAATCCCCCGCAACTTGACAAAAGGAACCATCAAGATAAACATGCGGGCCATGGTGACAATTTCCAGACTTCTTATAATAAAAGCCTGTTGAACCCTGTTGGAAATTTACCTCAGACCAATGGAGAAAGTGGTCAGAGAGTgcttaaaggtcaaggtatatTTGGTCAAAGTGAAGGGACATGGTCGAACAGTGCTGCTAGAAATGCCAAACAAACTTATACTGTCGGGAATGTTGTTAAAAATCCAGGTCAAATGAGTAGTGCTAACAGTGAGAAAGTAAACAAAGACAAATTTGGACTGGATACATACCAAACTGGTTTTAAACAGGAATTAAATCAGCCAATAATGAGTGCCGTGAAACCAGTGACTAGTTCTCCAAAGGCTGTAAGGAAAAACTCAGATGTTAGAAACACTGTGGCATCAAATAGTTCTATTGGCCATGTATccaatgcaaataaaatgcaaTTTGAAGGGCAAATTTTGAATGAAcgaaatgaccttgacattaaagGTAAAGTACCAGAGAGTAGTCAGTATTCCAACCATAACCGAACAGTAAACAGACAACAGAGTGATCCTAGGAAACCGTCTGTTGGGTCTGATGTGACTTATGCCACAATACAGAAACCAAGCACAAATGGTTTCCCAGGCAACCAAAGCAATAGTAACAAAGGTCAAAGGCATAGGTCAATGGAAGGAATAATAGGGAAAAATCCACCAAGTGACAAACCAGAAAAACATGTAAATGATTCAGTAGATGGGTCAGTACAATCCCCAGAAACAAAACAGCCGGTTGTGAAAACCAAATCGCTTGGGGACTTGACTGAAGGATGTACATTTTCTTTGGTTGGTCAGAAAAAACCCATGGCTGACCAGTATTCCCCACCCACCAAAACTGAATCTGTGGTTCCCGATTTCACTGGTTCCCAGATGATGAAACATATGAGGAAATATCGAGAAATCCAAAAGACGAATCCAGGCCTGATACCAGTTAAAGGTAAAGCTTTGGATGATATGGATGCTTTGAAACAAGATCAGTGTATCAATGTGAACAAGCATACACCGGACTTCATAAATAAGGCTGGAAAAAAGTCTGCACACTATTCATCCCTTCAGCATTTGGCAATGAGTGTTGTGGATAGTCAAGTGCCCCAAGGGCCAGCTCCCATGAAACCCAAAAGATGCCTACCCCAAACTCCAGGTGATGTTCATGAGAAGAAGAGACACATGACAGACATTGTCAAGAGTCGGGTGAGCATTAGTAGTGAAAGCAGTGGCACAAGTCCAAATTCCAGTAACAGTGCATCAGTGCGTGGGAACTCAGTGGAGATGCGATCTGGGGGTGTAAGCGCCACACCTTCTGATAGAGAGGTTAGTGAATTGTTTGTGGGTAACAGATCTGATATTATGTGGGCTAGTCCTCAACACCCCCAGCCTGTGTGCAATAATGCGGGGAGCAgtcatgtttcccagcacagacATTATGGGAATGATGTGTCAAATAATCTACGCAAGTCTGGCTCATTTGGGTCACATGACCAGAGCATGGTTATCCCCCCTGGTGGAAGACTAAGTGAATCAGGGCAGACTACTCTCACCTCCCAAAGCACAATTGATTCAGGGTACATAACTACGGATCCTGACCATGAAACACTGTCAACCTCGAGTTACGCCAAATCATTGCAACAGTCCGCTCACAGTCTCTTTAAAAGGCATTCTCAGAAGGGAGATAACTGCAAACAGCAACAGCCTACAAATATatacaagggagataattttgCAAGTTTTAAACTGGCACAACCAAGCAAAAAGTATTTGAAAGATTCTCATGCTCATACTAGGTCCTGGTTGGAAAATCATCCTGGTACATTTGAAAATGAGCCGTATACGGTTGTCGAAACTGAAGAAAATTTCCAATACCCTGAAAATTATCGAGATGATAACATGGAAACAGAACTTCATTACCGCGGCCAGCAACTTCCTTCGAGGACTGAGTGTgatacaaataacaataaacatgtGAAAAAATCTGAAAGCAGAGTTACTGAACTTGATTTAACAAGCTCTGAACCGAAGATCAGGAGTAGTAATCAAAGACTGCATCATCAGTTGTCTGAACCGTCTGTGATCAAGTGTGAACAGTATAGCAGTGTGGGGGACAATCTAAAGTCAAAAGGGAAGTCTATATCTATGGCCCAAGGCCTTAACCTTATCGGCAAAACTTGTGACCCGAAATTGTCAAATAACTACCTCTCAAAGTCTCAACCAAAGTTTACCGGATCCTTGAAGGATTTGCTCGGTGGTGATAGACACATTGTGCCAATAGAAACTGTGAAACATGAAAGTGCGCCTGTAGCTAACACATTGCCAGGTAGCTGGAAATACCAAGGTTTGTCCAAGTCTGAAAGCAGTTTACCACAGCTTAGAAAACCCAGCTTGTTTCAGTTATTACAGAATTATAATCTGTGTGCAGTACGTGTACTTTTACCCGATAATTTCAACATCACGGACAATATTCGCTTGATCGAATGTGAGGTTGTCTTGCCATTTCCGTACATTTCTGGAAAAGATAATTCTGCTTTGTTAAGTCCTAAAGGCAGCTATGCAAAACTTGGTTCACCAAACAGCGCTTTCAAGCCGGTTTCCAGTGGCCATGGTTCGCCAGTAAAATCTGTTTCCATGGTTACAATTATGGAAATCTCTACAGAACTGTCTGCCTTGATAGAGTCTCAGAGTCACCTGCAGAAAGGGGATTTAATCATTGAA GTGAATGAGCGACTAATGGTTGGTGAAACCATGGCAACCTTGACATCATTGCTGCAGGAGTCAGAGCGGGAGCTTCTTCTAACCATTGCCAGGGATCACGCTCGGGTAGCCAACAATGAGCGG GAGTCAAATGCCCCTACGGAGGAGGACTTCCGACAGATGGAACAGCGCATCAACCAGCTCACAAATCAGCTGCAGAAGAAGGACAGCATGATCAGACAACTGAATGAGCTGTGCCAGTCAAAGAGAGCACGCAAGGGAGGCAACTCTGACACTAAAGAACACGGCGGTTATTTATGTAGCCTGAGTGATGATGAATTCATTGTGTGA
- the LOC127880777 gene encoding uncharacterized protein LOC127880777 isoform X2 — MASIVDRLRAHIHQSGPAKTGPGKALLVYDGRAWPVVKCGAVYVTDEDKAKKVTKNVISLGQGSEETKRKSSSKYTLAIGSSFGHIHTFLKDSDNVLKCFDQTKAEDKCLLLIRKPKSSSKQMLKAASWSNLSSADTHSRGNDTLTKKSNPIFKRLTVDLTLPPEKSPSEAANQNSRVPQPLTNQNSLSNLSTIGEDVDCNQTIQQENGCTKQPPQNVYTSYPFEDNFLPGPLKPNSRQKSLSSFDIRPEIDGEINNNNNNKMGGNVSHSHKGHHSKGKGAVIHENHNEGETFGFQTSSEGHRPRGQGHKTLGPSPPFPFRLVDVDAGSDLDSENNNHRGSRPVRLGVNPPQLDKRNHQDKHAGHGDNFQTSYNKSLLNPVGNLPQTNGESGQRVLKGQGIFGQSEGTWSNSAARNAKQTYTVGNVVKNPGQMSSANSEKVNKDKFGLDTYQTGFKQELNQPIMSAVKPVTSSPKAVRKNSDVRNTVASNSSIGHVSNANKMQFEGQILNERNDLDIKGKVPESSQYSNHNRTVNRQQSDPRKPSVGSDVTYATIQKPSTNGFPGNQSNSNKGQRHRSMEGIIGKNPPSDKPEKHVNDSVDGSVQSPETKQPVVKTKSLGDLTEGCTFSLVGQKKPMADQYSPPTKTESVVPDFTGSQMMKHMRKYREIQKTNPGLIPVKGKALDDMDALKQDQCINVNKHTPDFINKAGKKSAHYSSLQHLAMSVVDSQVPQGPAPMKPKRCLPQTPGDVHEKKRHMTDIVKSRVSISSESSGTSPNSSNSASVRGNSVEMRSGGVSATPSDREVSELFVGNRSDIMWASPQHPQPVCNNAGSSHVSQHRHYGNDVSNNLRKSGSFGSHDQSMVIPPGGRLSESGQTTLTSQSTIDSGYITTDPDHETLSTSSYAKSLQQSAHSLFKRHSQKGDNCKQQQPTNIYKGDNFASFKLAQPSKKYLKDSHAHTRSWLENHPGTFENEPYTVVETEENFQYPENYRDDNMETELHYRGQQLPSRTECDTNNNKHVKKSESRVTELDLTSSEPKIRSSNQRLHHQLSEPSVIKCEQYSSVGDNLKSKGKSISMAQGLNLIGKTCDPKLSNNYLSKSQPKFTGSLKDLLGGDRHIVPIETVKHESAPVANTLPGSWKYQGLSKSESSLPQLRKPSLFQLLQNYNLCAVRVLLPDNFNITDNIRLIECEVVLPFPYISGKDNSALLSPKGSYAKLGSPNSAFKPVSSGHGSPVKSVSMVTIMEISTELSALIESQSHLQKGDLIIEVNERLMVGETMATLTSLLQESERELLLTIARDHARVANNERESNAPTEEDFRQMEQRINQLTNQLQKKDSMIRQLNELCQSKRARKGGNSDTKEHGGYLCSLSDDEFIV, encoded by the exons ATGCTCAAGGCTGCCTCCTGGTCCAACCTCAGCAGTGCTGACACCCATAGCAGGGGCAACGACACACTAACCAAGAAATCCAACCCAATT TTCAAAAGACTTACAGTCGACCTCACTTTACCTCCTGAGAAATCACCATCAGAAGCAGCCAATCAGAATTCGAGAGTCCCCCAGCCTTTGACAAATCAGAATTCACTGTCCAATTTATCGACCATTGGTGAGGATGTGGATTGTAACCAAACAATTCAGCAGGAAAATGGCTGCACAAAACAGCCTCCACAGAATGTATACACCTCTTACCCTTTTGAGGACAATTTTCTGCCTGGCCCTTTGAAACCAAATTCTCGTCAGAAATCTTTGAGCAGTTTTGATATACGACCTGAAATTGATggtgaaattaacaataacaacaacaacaaaatgggtGGGAATGTCAGTCACAGTCACAAGGGACATCACTCCAAAGGGAAAGGTGCAGTAATTCATGAAAACCATAATGAAGGTGAAACATTTGGATTTCAGACCAGCAGTGAAGGTCACAGACCCAGGGGTCAAGGTCATAAAACCCTAGGTCCCTCGCCTCCATTTCCTTTCCGGTTAGTGGATGTGGATGCTGGAAGTGACCTTGATTCGGAAAACAATAATCACAGGGGATCAAGACCCGTTAGACTTGGGGTTAATCCCCCGCAACTTGACAAAAGGAACCATCAAGATAAACATGCGGGCCATGGTGACAATTTCCAGACTTCTTATAATAAAAGCCTGTTGAACCCTGTTGGAAATTTACCTCAGACCAATGGAGAAAGTGGTCAGAGAGTgcttaaaggtcaaggtatatTTGGTCAAAGTGAAGGGACATGGTCGAACAGTGCTGCTAGAAATGCCAAACAAACTTATACTGTCGGGAATGTTGTTAAAAATCCAGGTCAAATGAGTAGTGCTAACAGTGAGAAAGTAAACAAAGACAAATTTGGACTGGATACATACCAAACTGGTTTTAAACAGGAATTAAATCAGCCAATAATGAGTGCCGTGAAACCAGTGACTAGTTCTCCAAAGGCTGTAAGGAAAAACTCAGATGTTAGAAACACTGTGGCATCAAATAGTTCTATTGGCCATGTATccaatgcaaataaaatgcaaTTTGAAGGGCAAATTTTGAATGAAcgaaatgaccttgacattaaagGTAAAGTACCAGAGAGTAGTCAGTATTCCAACCATAACCGAACAGTAAACAGACAACAGAGTGATCCTAGGAAACCGTCTGTTGGGTCTGATGTGACTTATGCCACAATACAGAAACCAAGCACAAATGGTTTCCCAGGCAACCAAAGCAATAGTAACAAAGGTCAAAGGCATAGGTCAATGGAAGGAATAATAGGGAAAAATCCACCAAGTGACAAACCAGAAAAACATGTAAATGATTCAGTAGATGGGTCAGTACAATCCCCAGAAACAAAACAGCCGGTTGTGAAAACCAAATCGCTTGGGGACTTGACTGAAGGATGTACATTTTCTTTGGTTGGTCAGAAAAAACCCATGGCTGACCAGTATTCCCCACCCACCAAAACTGAATCTGTGGTTCCCGATTTCACTGGTTCCCAGATGATGAAACATATGAGGAAATATCGAGAAATCCAAAAGACGAATCCAGGCCTGATACCAGTTAAAGGTAAAGCTTTGGATGATATGGATGCTTTGAAACAAGATCAGTGTATCAATGTGAACAAGCATACACCGGACTTCATAAATAAGGCTGGAAAAAAGTCTGCACACTATTCATCCCTTCAGCATTTGGCAATGAGTGTTGTGGATAGTCAAGTGCCCCAAGGGCCAGCTCCCATGAAACCCAAAAGATGCCTACCCCAAACTCCAGGTGATGTTCATGAGAAGAAGAGACACATGACAGACATTGTCAAGAGTCGGGTGAGCATTAGTAGTGAAAGCAGTGGCACAAGTCCAAATTCCAGTAACAGTGCATCAGTGCGTGGGAACTCAGTGGAGATGCGATCTGGGGGTGTAAGCGCCACACCTTCTGATAGAGAGGTTAGTGAATTGTTTGTGGGTAACAGATCTGATATTATGTGGGCTAGTCCTCAACACCCCCAGCCTGTGTGCAATAATGCGGGGAGCAgtcatgtttcccagcacagacATTATGGGAATGATGTGTCAAATAATCTACGCAAGTCTGGCTCATTTGGGTCACATGACCAGAGCATGGTTATCCCCCCTGGTGGAAGACTAAGTGAATCAGGGCAGACTACTCTCACCTCCCAAAGCACAATTGATTCAGGGTACATAACTACGGATCCTGACCATGAAACACTGTCAACCTCGAGTTACGCCAAATCATTGCAACAGTCCGCTCACAGTCTCTTTAAAAGGCATTCTCAGAAGGGAGATAACTGCAAACAGCAACAGCCTACAAATATatacaagggagataattttgCAAGTTTTAAACTGGCACAACCAAGCAAAAAGTATTTGAAAGATTCTCATGCTCATACTAGGTCCTGGTTGGAAAATCATCCTGGTACATTTGAAAATGAGCCGTATACGGTTGTCGAAACTGAAGAAAATTTCCAATACCCTGAAAATTATCGAGATGATAACATGGAAACAGAACTTCATTACCGCGGCCAGCAACTTCCTTCGAGGACTGAGTGTgatacaaataacaataaacatgtGAAAAAATCTGAAAGCAGAGTTACTGAACTTGATTTAACAAGCTCTGAACCGAAGATCAGGAGTAGTAATCAAAGACTGCATCATCAGTTGTCTGAACCGTCTGTGATCAAGTGTGAACAGTATAGCAGTGTGGGGGACAATCTAAAGTCAAAAGGGAAGTCTATATCTATGGCCCAAGGCCTTAACCTTATCGGCAAAACTTGTGACCCGAAATTGTCAAATAACTACCTCTCAAAGTCTCAACCAAAGTTTACCGGATCCTTGAAGGATTTGCTCGGTGGTGATAGACACATTGTGCCAATAGAAACTGTGAAACATGAAAGTGCGCCTGTAGCTAACACATTGCCAGGTAGCTGGAAATACCAAGGTTTGTCCAAGTCTGAAAGCAGTTTACCACAGCTTAGAAAACCCAGCTTGTTTCAGTTATTACAGAATTATAATCTGTGTGCAGTACGTGTACTTTTACCCGATAATTTCAACATCACGGACAATATTCGCTTGATCGAATGTGAGGTTGTCTTGCCATTTCCGTACATTTCTGGAAAAGATAATTCTGCTTTGTTAAGTCCTAAAGGCAGCTATGCAAAACTTGGTTCACCAAACAGCGCTTTCAAGCCGGTTTCCAGTGGCCATGGTTCGCCAGTAAAATCTGTTTCCATGGTTACAATTATGGAAATCTCTACAGAACTGTCTGCCTTGATAGAGTCTCAGAGTCACCTGCAGAAAGGGGATTTAATCATTGAA GTGAATGAGCGACTAATGGTTGGTGAAACCATGGCAACCTTGACATCATTGCTGCAGGAGTCAGAGCGGGAGCTTCTTCTAACCATTGCCAGGGATCACGCTCGGGTAGCCAACAATGAGCGG GAGTCAAATGCCCCTACGGAGGAGGACTTCCGACAGATGGAACAGCGCATCAACCAGCTCACAAATCAGCTGCAGAAGAAGGACAGCATGATCAGACAACTGAATGAGCTGTGCCAGTCAAAGAGAGCACGCAAGGGAGGCAACTCTGACACTAAAGAACACGGCGGTTATTTATGTAGCCTGAGTGATGATGAATTCATTGTGTGA